The genomic window TAGTTTCATGATTTTAGGCAAGTGACTATAAGTttcctgtacctcagtttccccctctgtgaAGGGATAATGTTTgggccagatgatctctaaactGGCTTTCCTCTCTGACGTTAAATCTCTTCTGACTCTGACGTTTTGGACTCAGTCATTCTGTGTGCTAATATCCTGTATTCTAAAGCCTATGTTGTAGTTTTAACATTCTATAATAACAGTTTACATTTATGGATTCCCTTACAGTATATAACGTGATATCCTCACAGATACtgaatatcttcattttaaaattgaataaaCTGAATATCAGCAAATACTAAAGTTGAAATATTCTATAAACTTCAGCCAGCTTGTTGGCCTCCAGGGAGTTGTAAGTTTGTAATTTCAGGTCAGACTAAATTATTCCTTCTGAGGAAACATGTAGGGAGATCCCAATCCATGTCCAGggtcttcatttccttctcctgttctgGCCTTGGTAATTTGAGCAAAGTCTTTCAGACTTTTTTGTCCTGGTCCTGTTCTTCCAAGCTGGCCCAGTCCTTAGACTTCACTGTCCTCTAGCATTTGGCAGGGTTCCTCTGATAAGGAGCAGCTTCTTCTGCAGAGCCAGGCAGTGCCTGGGACAGTCATCCCTTTTGTGGGAGCACAAGGCAGCTTCAGTAGGGAAGGATATGTTGTGTGTGtctgaagggagagagagagagagagagagaaagagaagttaagtgaggaTGGTGGGATGTAGGTTGGAGCCAGAAATGAGACTGGGTGCTATGGTGATCCAAGCACAAGATTAAGTCAAATGTCTAGTCTTTCTGTATGCACTataatttagaatcatagaaattagaatgtcagagcagaagaaaccttagagatcatctagttcaaagccctcatttgacaaataaggaagctgaggcccagggacttgcctaagatcatacagTAAATTAATGTCAGGGTCGGCACCAAGACAACCAGGTTACTTGGTCCCTagtctagtgctcttttcactacaaCATGCTGCCTCCTTCCTTGGAGGGCCTTAACCTCCTTTCCAACACCACAGGAGCCAGAATGGATCCCAATTCCCGTGGAGCCCTGGACAGGCAGCAGCTCCGCCTTCGAGATCGACAAAAGTTCTTTGAAGAAGTTTTCCAGCAGGACTCGGAATTCTTCTTCCCTCTATCACATCTTCACCTTGAGTCTCGGAGACGTGAGCATAACTAGAGGGGGATGGGGTGTATCATCCTGGTATGGGGGGAAGGAAACAATCACAACACTCAGTAGATAGCAAGCCAAACTGTTgcctatcaacaagcatttactaagcattcaCTACATGCCAGGAATTGTGTTGTACAatggggatccaaagaaaggtcaaaacaaTCTCTGTCTTTGAGAAGCTAATATTCTAATGGAGTAGACGTCATGGAAAGAACTATATATTTAAGAGATATGTACAGTAGAAGTAGGAGGTGAAAATCTCAGAAGAAAGGGATTATGGGAAGGGGCAGATGACCAGGAAAGTCCTCTGCAGAAGCTAAGATTTGAgttcagtcttgaaggaagccagggaagcatagaggtgaaggtgaggagagCATTCCCAGCATGTGGATGTCCTCTGAAGAGGCATGGGGTTGGGAAATGAGGTGTAGCATTTGAgtaacagcaagaaggccagtgtctcTGTATCATAGTGTATGTAGaagggagtaaaatgtaagaagagtagaaaggtaggaagggaccagattgttcagagctttaaaagccaaatggaagatttttagaggtgataaggagccactggTATTTACTGAataggagtgacatggttagacctgcatGTTAgttgagtgaaggatggattggttGTGTGAAGACTGGAGGCAGGGCCTTGGTCACTGCTGACAGCTTCTGCTCTCTCATTTGGATTCTGAAAGTTCTGCATTAGGACCTTGCTTGGCCTCTTAGCCTTGGTGGATGACCTTCTTTAACTGCCTGTAAAGGATCAGTTCATCAGCTTTTTATGGCCCTCACACAATCTGACACCAAGATCTTAGTACAACATTCCTGGTCCTTGACTTTGTGCCTTCTCTGATCAAACTGGATGTCTTTCTTCTTGAATTTATACTCACCAATCCCCAAGCCTGCAAAAGACTCTATCCATATCTCTACCTGTTAGAATCTTCTTTCAAGACCCAACCCAGGTGCCACCCTCTTCTTCAAGCCTTTTCAGTTCCTCCTCAAATCTCTCAGGAAACtgaaatctctctgtctctgtctgtctgtctgtctgtctgtctgtctgtctgtctgtctctctctctctctctctctctctctctctctctctcacacacacacaaatccctGTGTTCTTAATAATTTTGTGGGTGTAGCTATTGTAGTTACTTGTGTACTTATTCCACCTGCCATGAGAATGAAAGCTCCCTGAAAGCAAGGCTTTTGACTTACTTCATCATTGTATCCTCAATACACTGCAGAAGATTCTGTCAAACAGTTATGTAATAAACCTTTGTTGAATTTGGATGGAATTGAATTACTATTCCTGATTCTCCAGTGTCCTAGAGGGTGGATCAGTTCCAGATTCCCTCTGAGGTAGTtcagtttaacaaacatttgttaacatAGATATATTGAATGAACAGAACTATCCTTGGCATCTTTCCTGGATTTTCCTGGTCTCTTAATCCACTCCTTGCCTGCATTTTGTTCCCTTTTGGAACAATTCCAAAGTCCCCTTGGAATTACAAAGACAAAGGAAGGCTCCTTTTACCAGCCATTAAACAATTGTTCAGGACTTGCTGTGAATGTTGCACTGTCCGAGGTGCTGGGAGAGAGCCAGAGTTTACATAAAACTCCCTGCCCTTATCTTGCtagcaaccctgtgaagtagctTGCGCTaatacccccattttagagatagagagacaggcccagagagatgaagtcacTCAGTGAGTCAGTGGAAGAGCCTAAAGTACAACCTAAGTCTTTTGTCTCCAGGTGTGGTACATGGCACTGCTGAACACTTCTTAGCAAGGGGGCTTGGACTGGAAGAATCTGGGGTATAGAATTGACTCTTTTCTCCCGCGCACAGTGGAATTGATGGGTCCTCAATGCTAACTCGCTTGCCTCTCTTGCCAGCTCCCATAGGCAGCATCTCTTCTATGGAAGTAAATGTGGACACACTGGAGCAGGCTGAACTGATTGACTTTGGGGACCCAGATACCTCCGATGTGTTCTTGCCCTGTGAGGAGCTCCCACCAACTCCACAACCACCCAC from Notamacropus eugenii isolate mMacEug1 chromosome 1, mMacEug1.pri_v2, whole genome shotgun sequence includes these protein-coding regions:
- the DBNDD2 gene encoding dysbindin domain-containing protein 2 produces the protein MDPNSRGALDRQQLRLRDRQKFFEEVFQQDSEFFFPLSHLHLESRRPPIGSISSMEVNVDTLEQAELIDFGDPDTSDVFLPCEELPPTPQPPTVSGVGDHPEELNLQRPPSDRTMSRTSSSSSSTELNTTDLIGDGVDTPLAQSDEEDGGAEPATCS